TGTTGTTCACCACCGGGTTGCCGATAAAACGCTGCTCCACGCGGAAACGGTGCTGTACCGGAATAAAATCCAGCTTATGGCCGACAATGAACTGCTCCCAGATGCGATGCTCGGAGAGATATGCGGTCACATCATCCAGCGTACGCCTTGCGCCTACCCAGCCATAACCCACAGTAGCGATCATATTGCTGCGGAAATGGTAATTCAGCCCCGGACGCACGAGGAAGGTCTGAAATTCCCGCCATTCATGCGTGCTGCGCGCCTGTACATCCAGGTGAATGCTCAGCTTGGTTTTCTTGATAGAAAAAGTATTGAACGATGCAAGCCAGCTGGAAAATTGTGTGGATTGTGATCTTGCTGCCGTTGTGCTGATGATGAAAATGCCGATGATTAAAATACGCCTCATAACTAGAATACTTTTTTGCCTCGGCCAAAAATAAGGCCCGCTGCCCACTTATTCAAACTATACACCATCTCCTCGCCCCGTTCGTCATCTTCTTCCTACCTTTGCCATATGCCTGTGCTGTCCACATCAGATTACAAAGCACCCGCCCTGTTGCGGAACCGCCATTTGCTGACCATCTTTCCCTCGCTTTTCCGGAAGCAGAAAACGGTCAACTATACCCGTACCCGCATTCCCACGCATGACAATGATTTCCTGGACCTGGATTTCAGCCGTGTGGCGAGTGATAAGCTGGTGATCATCCTGCATGGGCTGGAAGGCGACACCCGCCGGCAGTACATGACCGGGATGGTGCATATTTTCAACGAAGGCGGTTATGATACGGTATGCATGAATTTCCGCGGCTGCAGCGGCGAGATCAACAATGCGCTGCGATTCTATCACAGTGGGGAAACGGGGGATCTGGAGACCGTGGTCCGCTATATTACCGGCACCGAAAAATACCAAAGCATTCATCTGCTGGGATTCTCGCTCGGCGGAAATGTAACACTGAAATATATCGGGGAACAGGGCACGGGCATCCCCGCCATCATCCGTTCCGCCGTAGCCATATCCGTGCCCTGCGATCTGAAAGACAGTTCCGTGGAGCTGGAAAAACGGCATAACTTCATCTATATGCGGCGCTTTATCCGCTCACTCGGGGAGAAGCTGGAGATCAAAGCGCAAAAGTTTCCTGAAATATCCCTGAAAGACTTTTCGGCTATCCGAAACTTCAAACAGTTTGATGACCGCTACACCGCACCCATGCATGGCTTCAGGAATGCTGAAGAATACTGGGAAGCGGCCAGCTCCAAAAAATTCCTGCCGGCCATCCGCATCCCTACACTGCTCATCAATGCGCTGGACGATCCTTTCCTGGGCAAAGGCAGCTTTCCGTACGAAGAGGCGGAACAAAACCCCTGGTTCCACCTGGAAACACCGCAAACAGGCGGCCATGTGGGATTCGTATCCTTCTCCGGCAAACACTACTGGTCGGAATTACGGGCATTCCGGTTCATCCAGGAGCATCCGTAACCATAATATCAGACCTCATTCGCACTGTTGGATAAAAAAGCCTATATTCGCATAATTATTTTTATATCCCCTCTCTCCGCAGATCCGGATTATTCCCCCTCGGCAGTCAGGTTCACTTAAAATGATGTGTGGATATACAATCTAGCCATCCTTCTCTTAATAAGCTTTGGATTGTTAGCATCATTTTAAATTAAACTATACATACTTTGTCATTTGAGAAATTAGGTCTCATTGCGCCTATTTTACGCGCACTTGAAACACAGGGCTATACTGCGCCCACACCGATCCAGTCTCAAGCCATCCCTATCTTGCTGGCTAAAAAAGACCTGCTGGCCTGTTCACAGACAGGTACCGGCAAAACCGCCGCATTTGCCATTCCCATCCTGCAATTGCTTTATCAGCAAAAACAGGCGGAGCCAAACGGCGCGCGTTATATCAAAACGCTGGTACTCACCCCTACCCGTGAACTCGCGATCCAGATTGCGGAAAACTTCCGGGATTATGGTGCGCATACCGGCCTCCGGCACCTGGTGATCTTTGGCGGGGTATCTCCGCAAACGCAGATCCAGACGCTGAAACAGGGCACGGATATTCTCATTGCCACACCCGGCAGGCTGCTGGACCTTTGGCAGCAGGGGCATATCAACCTCCGCAACATCCACCAGTTCGTGCTGGATGAGGCAGACCGTATGCTGGACATGGGTTTTATCCACGATGTAAAAAGAGTGATCACCAAGCTGCCGGAAAAAAGGCAGACGCTCTTCTTCTCCGCAACCATGCCTGCAGAGATCGCACATCTTGCCAATTCCATTCTCACCAATCCGGAGAAAGTGGCCGTTACGCCGGTTTCTTCCACAGCGGAGAAAGTGGAACAGCGCATGTACTATACGGATAAAGCAGCGAAGCGTTCTTTGCTGATCCATGTATTGAAAGATCCGTCCATTGTCAGCGCACTGGTATTTACCCGCACCAAGCACGGGGCAGACCGGGTGGCCAAGGAACTGAGCAGAGCACAGATCTCCGCCAGCGCCATTCACGGCGATAAATCGCAGAATGCCCGCCAAAGGGCATTGACCGATTTCAAGGGCGGCCGCATCCGCGTACTGGTAGCAACGGATATTGCTGCAAGGGGCATTGATGTGGACAATCTCTCCCATGTGATCAACTACGAGATCCCCAACGTACCGGAAACCTATGTACACCGCATTGGCCGTACAGGACGCGGCGGCGCAAGCGGCATCGCACTGTCTTTCTGCGATGATGAGGAAAGAGCGTACCTGAAAGATATCACAAAGCTGATCGCACAGAACATCCCGGTAGTGGAAGGCCATCCCTTCCCCGCCAGCATGACCGCCCCGGCAAGACCGGCGCCAGTTGTGCAGATGCGGCAATCCTCCGCCCAGCAGATCGCCGGGAAGAAAAGGAGTAACCCGCAGCACGGGAAAAGGAAATGGCATGGAAGGCCGCAACAGAAACAGGCGTAAAACCTTGTCGTTATATTTTTACGAAGAGGCTGTATCGAAGTGATACAGCCTCTTTTTATTAGGCTCTAAAGCCCCCGCTATCCCCGTACTTTCCTGTACACCATCGTATCTGTCGCCAGCACCGGCATCCTGTACCCTCCGGTATCTATCCTCGCTTCCGGTAATACGCTACGCAACTGGGCTATACCGGCCGGCGTTACATTTGTATTATAGATGAACAACTCACGGAGCGCATTGTTTTGCTGTAAAGTGGCCATGCCCTTATCACTGATCTTTGTACCCACCAGGTTCAGATATTTCAGCTGTTTACAATCCGCCAGGGCAGGCAACCCCGCATCAGTAATGGCAGTATGCTCCAGCTGCAGGCGGGTCAGTTGCGGCAACTGCGCCAGCACCTGCAATGCGGAATCGCCAATTTTTGTACCGGTCAGTTTGAGCCATACGATCTGCTCTTTCAAAGGCAGCAACAGCGCGGCATCCTTGTCTGAGAACCCCGGCGCGTTCACACAATTGATCATCACGTAATTGCTGCCGGCCGCTACCGGCATAACTTTCACGCCGATGGCCTCCAGCGCCTCCCGGTCTTTCTCCGGCACCGCGCTCACTTCCGCCGGCGGAACAAAAGGATGCGCAGCCGTAGCACCCGAGGGCTGCATGGCTTCCAGCACCAGTTGAATGCGCGGGGATTTAGCCAGCTCCCTGACGGACGCCGAATCGGAAGCGCCCTGCGCGATCCACCAGTACAATATCTCCACCTGCTGCGGGGTCAGTTGCGGCTTGCCTTTAGGCGGCATCCGCTTGTCATCTTCTTCCGGCAGTATAAGCCTTTTGTACAGCTCGCTGGCTTCGGGCAGACTGTCTTTCAGCACTGGCCCGTTCTCGCCCCCACCGCGGATATGTTCCATACCATCCAGCCGCAGTCCGCCTTTCAGCTTCTGTGCATTATGGCAACTGTAACATTTCTGCTCCAGGATGGGCTTCACCAGCTGTTCGTACACCTTTGCTTCGCCGATATTGGTGATCGCTGCCGTTTGCTGTTGCCGGCGGCCCGGCAGGGCTGCCGTGAGATAATCATCGCCATGCGTCAGCGACCCACCGTAATGGCCCGCGGCGGATAACAATGCGATCATCAGGCCGGACAGCGGGAACCGCAGCCTTTTCAGCAGAACGAAGCGGTGAAGGAAGCACAGCACCACCGCTATAACGGCAACGGCTATACCCAGCCACTGGTGCAATGCCAGCGCTTCTTCTTCATATCCACCGGAAAGCGACAAAAGGTATCCCGCAATGCAGGAGAATATGGCGGACAATGCGCCGAAGATCATCACCGGCAGTACGGCGGCGGACAGGAAAGCAAGGCGCTTCAGCCTGCCCAGGCCTTCCAGGATGAAGGCCACCATCAGCATGCCGATAGGGAGATGCACCAGCAGAGGATGAAATCTTCCAAAAAATAAAGCCCAGCTTCCTTCCCGGGCGATCTGCATTAATTCCATCATCCTTTGCTGTATCTCGATTTAAAAAGCTTCATCATATGCACATTGATATCCCATTGGTTGGCGAGTGGCTGTCTTGTATAAGGCAATGCCGGCATATAATCTACGGGGCCGAACTCTGTAAGCACGGTAAGCGTCTCGCCTTTGGACTGTTTATGCTTCACCACTTCGTCCCACCAGGCGAAATGCGCTTTTACGGCCTGTT
This genomic stretch from Chitinophaga sp. XS-30 harbors:
- a CDS encoding DUF2490 domain-containing protein, with amino-acid sequence MRRILIIGIFIISTTAARSQSTQFSSWLASFNTFSIKKTKLSIHLDVQARSTHEWREFQTFLVRPGLNYHFRSNMIATVGYGWVGARRTLDDVTAYLSEHRIWEQFIVGHKLDFIPVQHRFRVEQRFIGNPVVNNNELEKDGHELTHRFRYFLRGIIPFSGQGAFSKGPFAAVQNEIFLNFANTDAVNGKAFDQNRAYLAIGYRFSPRFDLETGYLNNYISGRNNAFTNIHVLQLAGYVRL
- a CDS encoding YheT family hydrolase encodes the protein MPVLSTSDYKAPALLRNRHLLTIFPSLFRKQKTVNYTRTRIPTHDNDFLDLDFSRVASDKLVIILHGLEGDTRRQYMTGMVHIFNEGGYDTVCMNFRGCSGEINNALRFYHSGETGDLETVVRYITGTEKYQSIHLLGFSLGGNVTLKYIGEQGTGIPAIIRSAVAISVPCDLKDSSVELEKRHNFIYMRRFIRSLGEKLEIKAQKFPEISLKDFSAIRNFKQFDDRYTAPMHGFRNAEEYWEAASSKKFLPAIRIPTLLINALDDPFLGKGSFPYEEAEQNPWFHLETPQTGGHVGFVSFSGKHYWSELRAFRFIQEHP
- a CDS encoding DEAD/DEAH box helicase, which translates into the protein MSFEKLGLIAPILRALETQGYTAPTPIQSQAIPILLAKKDLLACSQTGTGKTAAFAIPILQLLYQQKQAEPNGARYIKTLVLTPTRELAIQIAENFRDYGAHTGLRHLVIFGGVSPQTQIQTLKQGTDILIATPGRLLDLWQQGHINLRNIHQFVLDEADRMLDMGFIHDVKRVITKLPEKRQTLFFSATMPAEIAHLANSILTNPEKVAVTPVSSTAEKVEQRMYYTDKAAKRSLLIHVLKDPSIVSALVFTRTKHGADRVAKELSRAQISASAIHGDKSQNARQRALTDFKGGRIRVLVATDIAARGIDVDNLSHVINYEIPNVPETYVHRIGRTGRGGASGIALSFCDDEERAYLKDITKLIAQNIPVVEGHPFPASMTAPARPAPVVQMRQSSAQQIAGKKRSNPQHGKRKWHGRPQQKQA
- a CDS encoding c-type cytochrome domain-containing protein, whose protein sequence is MMELMQIAREGSWALFFGRFHPLLVHLPIGMLMVAFILEGLGRLKRLAFLSAAVLPVMIFGALSAIFSCIAGYLLSLSGGYEEEALALHQWLGIAVAVIAVVLCFLHRFVLLKRLRFPLSGLMIALLSAAGHYGGSLTHGDDYLTAALPGRRQQQTAAITNIGEAKVYEQLVKPILEQKCYSCHNAQKLKGGLRLDGMEHIRGGGENGPVLKDSLPEASELYKRLILPEEDDKRMPPKGKPQLTPQQVEILYWWIAQGASDSASVRELAKSPRIQLVLEAMQPSGATAAHPFVPPAEVSAVPEKDREALEAIGVKVMPVAAGSNYVMINCVNAPGFSDKDAALLLPLKEQIVWLKLTGTKIGDSALQVLAQLPQLTRLQLEHTAITDAGLPALADCKQLKYLNLVGTKISDKGMATLQQNNALRELFIYNTNVTPAGIAQLRSVLPEARIDTGGYRMPVLATDTMVYRKVRG